The DNA segment AAGAAGGGGAGTTCAGGATTGGAATGCACTAGGATAGGAGTGGTGCAGAAGGCTTTCTTGAGCTGGATGAACGCTTTGGTATTTTCAgagttccaggacagagacttggccCCATGTTTCAACAAGGAGGTTAGTTGTTGTTTATGAATATCCTTTAGAAGTTTAAAAACCCCAAGAAGTGTTGTAGTTCCTTGATCAATGTGTGTTGTGGCCAATTCTCAACTGCCTGTACCTGCAGATGCTGTGTTGGTTGATGACCTAGCCAAGAAAGTGAACATTGTCACAGTGGAACTCCCACTTCTCCAGCTTGACATAAAGGTAGTATTCCCAAAGTCTGTGGAGGACCTGCATCATGTGTTAACGATGTTTGGCCTGGTTCCAGGAATAGATGAGGATATCATCAATATAGacaatgatgaaatgatgaagtaaCACCTTGTTCACGAATCCCTGGAAGACGGAGGGTGAGTTGGAGAGTCCGTACAGCATAATGATAGTGGCCTGATGGTGTTatgaaagctgtcttccactcgtcacTCTCCAAGATTTTAATGAGGTTATAAGCTCTCCACATTTCCAACTTCGTAAAGATGCGAGCTCTCCGTAACTTCTCCAGGGCTGCCAGGACCAGAAGAAAAGGGTACCAGAACTTGACCATTATGGACTTGAGAGCATTTTTATTGTCCATTGTACCCACGTAAAAGAAACTCAGAGGCAGGGGAAGTGGATGGACAGATGAATTCTTGCTTGAACACCTCCTCGATATAATCCTCCATGGCCTTTTGTTTCAGGATGGACAGTGGGTAGACTTTACCTTGTGGAAATGTAGCCCCAGGCAGCAGGTCGATCGCACAGTCCCATGGCAGATGTGGTGGTAGCTTGGTTGCCAGTTGCTTGCTAAAAACATCTCGGAACGCCTGGTATTCTGGAGGAATTTCCTGTTGCTTGGAGGTGTAAGGACTCTCAAATGTAAGTGGATCATAAAACGACTTTACTAGAAGAAGGGATTCTTCATCTATTTCTGGTAatgcattttaatggtttaagtaTGGTGTGGGTGTGTAAATACCATGTGTCCATTGTGCATTGACCAATGCATTTTGAAATCCAGActgcattttgctatatttatcatattttaatgaaaatgcaacCCCAAGTTTCCTATCcatttgtgtaaatgcatttaagaaaaattacatttaaatgaaaattttgctaTAGTCTTTACTTGGACATGATAAAAATACCCCATCAGTTTGGGTAATACATTtcaattttgcaacttataaacctttaaaacatgtatttaatttacataattaaacacaatttaatttacattaaacctAGTGTGGGAAATGGCAGATGTATATTatgcaattaaatttttattatacacCAAATGTTACACATATGTAATGGAAAATAAgcatgtaaatacaaaaatacattgctgttttacatattgcatttccattttgtattttgcatttcaAGTTAAATATCGTTACCTATATGCTTCCATAGAACTTATGGTTATGATGTAGTAATTGCAAATTGAACCATACTTTACATAATGTCTTTTTATAGTGTCCTTGCATATATCATACACTTGGCCAGCAATccaagtgtattttttatttttttttcccactcaaATCTTACTCCCAAAACATATTGCAGCCATAattttgaaatggtttatttCAATACTGAGAACATAGAAACTTATcataatttgaatgaatgaattctaGTCAGTTTAAAAGGCCttatttacatacaaatatttaaatattacacacaGAAAAACATACTGGATGTGTTTATATTACGTAATATTATGTAATGATTGCATGGCGTTATCATCTTTTTTCACAAAGCTGTGGTCTCTGTCAACTTCTTATCTTCTCAGCCAGTGACAACAGCTGCTTCCTTCCTTCAAAAAGCAAAATACTTGCAGCCATGGCAGAGTTCAGGCTGTCCACACCATATACCATGGGGATCAGTAACCTCCGTCCACAAGTCCTCTTGGCCAATAGCAAAGCCTCCTGACTCAGACCTTGTGATTCTCCACCAATTACAAGACCTGTGTGCCTAGCAACCCAGTCAATGTAATAATACTGCGTCTCGAGGGATTTGCCACTATCATAATCCTCAAAACCACAgaaatcatcatcatcctcacatTTCACCTTCCTTGGGTACTGATGTCCTCTGACCCAACCGTAATCAGAATGCTTTTTCTGTTGTTGAGGGTTTACGGTATTGTTATCTTCAGTCAAGGTGGTGCTGCAGTTGTCGGCTACGTGAATGGTTGCTGTTTTGGGCAGGTGACTTGGAATCTCACTCCATGTTAGGTTTGGGATTACAGGGAGACGGAATTGAGCACCCATGGCTGCCCTAAGAACTTTGGGCTCCCAAACATCCACACATCCTGAGGGGAGATTGCCAgaatttaattatgaaaaaaaaaaaaaaacaaacaaacaaaaaaaaaaaatcaatagctaatcaataaaaacaataaaatcaatatcaagTTTCAACTGTAAAACTGTATAGCAGtttgagcttctgaatgttactttttgcacaccGCGATATTAGTTCTCTGTGTGCGAGTGGTTTGTGTGAGCgcgtgcatcaattaaagcagtaCATTAATACAGAactgtgattaaactgaacggttttaatgcattggccttgtcacacacacacacacacacatacagtggtgttcagtacgaTCACACTGTGTATCtattattcaagaaacttttgaaaggtttaaataatttatgaaaaaatcttcagaaactatttgctTAAATCAAATAAgcctattgtttttttatcatatcattttaaaaaaataaaataaaattgtatgtactgtataaatacagaatgcattaaaaaaagaggtTGGGGTTGGCACAGTcgttaaccagaaaaataaaaaaatggcacatcatgccgaaaaggttgccaaACCCTGCTGTAAAATGAATGTCATGTAATCActgcttaatataatataatatattgaagtaattatctaaataaatgtaaagaaaaatatcagaCCATTTGAAACgtgaaattaatgtaataatttctgatatttaaaaaaaaaaatacttttttatggaAAGCTTTAAGAAAGTTCACAATGTTGCTGAAGATAAAATAAcgcagataatattttttttcttcaggttagATATTGATTATTAATCACTCAAACCTCTTTCTCTACATAACCATCTGTCACACATATCCACCATGTTGATcgtttatgactttttatttacaTAGTTATAATCAGATCCTCATCCAATGTGCAAAGGGTTATATGGGTATTAGAGCAACATCTCATTTCAGAGGCTGCATCTTCCTGATGTCACATTTGAAgggtgcattttaaataaattaaaaaaaaagaacagtattttacACCTCACAAGAAATAGTCAATTTGATTATGTATGCAGTCACCAAATGAGACCTCCACAGGACACAGCCTCCGAAATGAGATGCAGCTAGAGTGTTCATGGATCTGCATTTAGATTTTCAACTGGAAATAGTAAACCATCCAAGTACATTATACGTTATGCATCATTATAGTTGTGATGTGGACTCTATTATGTTAGTTTAGAGTGATTATTacaactatatctttattgttatcattataatgatcattcttggtgtgaatgggcctttttAAAGATAAAGTTTCATAAGTAATAAATAGAGAATGTCTTAGCTTTGCCGATACCTTTAGTGAGCAGCACACTGTGAcacccagcagcagcagcagagcgtAACACTGCGGCCAGGTTTCCAGGGTCTCTCACATTGTCACAAATCAGTGTCAGAGGCACAGGCTTGCCATACTTTTCTTCTGAGAATGTTAAATGGGATGCTTCGGGCCGTTTGAATATGGCTGCAATTAGAGAATATCAAATTAAGGTGCTGCTGTATGAGTGggacaatttgttttgttttgttaatgcaGGTCTCTTACCTATTATGTTTTTTGAGATGTCAAGATCAGACCAGATTTTAGGATCTTCCATTCTGACTTTCACAATGCTGGTATGTCCGAGTTTATCCAGGGGCAGCTCCCGCAGTGCATCCACTGAACTGAAATAAACTGTTTGCACTATGGCCCCTGCATCCAGAGCGCTGCGTATAAGATGCTTTCCCTCCAGGACAACTCTACCCTGCTGCTCCCGAAGCTTCTTAGATCGAGCTATGTTGACCAACCTCCTACATATACAATGGAGattaatacagtaaatacatttaacacTGAAAACAACATCTAcaacagggttcctcaaatcttgccctggaaggccaatgcgctgcagagtttagctccaagcctgatcaaagtcacctgcctgtgattttctaatgatcccaaagacattgattagcatgctcaagGGTGTTTttttagggttagagctaaactctgcaggaaagtggatctcgtggtccagatttgaggatccctgatctACAAGATGCACTATTCATTTTTCACAACCTTAAGAGACTACATTAAGTTTGCTACAGAAAGCCTTTTACAAAGGAGagtttttctcataatttattaataaatagtttgCCATTcagaattactaaaattttacaaAGACTTTTGTCTTCATACTCATTCCTTACATATTCAatctttaaattagtttttgcaaaaataaaaaaaaataaaaaaaaaacaaaacagttgtaGTTCTTTGTAGTCTCGAGCACGAATCACGTTGTAACACATGTCAATATTTTACTCACGTCAAACTCTTGTCCCCAGGCTGTGCTTTCTCATACAACAAACCATCAACTTCTCCAAAACGAGACGATGTGGTGGGCTGATGATTGTTTATCACATTTTCCCGAGCTAAGACTGTATCCGAGATGTTGTCGGGTCGATGAATGCTGTATTTTTTAGGGGTTCTGAAAATGTTGTCTTGTAATAAATGTTCGTTTTGACTCACGACTTGTTTCGAATTTTCTATAGACTCTTTCACTGAAATTGAACCAGACACATAAATGCGTTTACGCACATATCTTCTGATATTTACGCCATGACATCGCAATGTCAATACTGGTTGAAATATTGTGCACAAAAATCTCATGCTTACACTGCGCGTCGCCATCTTGACAAGTGAATTTCCGTTTACAAATACtgcttcatcttcttcttctgtggttTTTACTTGGAGGTTTGCAAACGCCATCTGCAGGACTGAAGTGTGAACTCATTGGGATATCAAATTATTATTGTCTactctactgtgtgtgtgtgtgtgtgtgtgtgtgtgtgtgtgtgtgtgtctgtctgtctgtctatctatctatctatatgtatgtatgtatgtattctaaaaaaaaaaatcctgtttacaggctgaatttctttcagaaaagtcATGACAGCCTTAATTATATATTGTGTGCCAGGCAGACTCAATATGTTTTTTAAGCTCAATCCATTATTTGATGCGCCCTGTAGTTTTAAAAACTAGTTGCTCTCTGGGGGTTAttacataaatgctatttttttatttatttatttaattttttttattttattgatgatgAGGACATCTTAAGTTATGAAACTTGCAGGGTGTATTAAGCATACAAATACCTATTCTGTGTCAAAAGATCCAGGGGAGTTtggtttctcatgtcatgacccgTTTAATATATATCCCATGGGATGAAAAATTGCAAAGTTTCAtaaccaaatattaaaattaatgtcaTAACAGCAGATTGTTAAAATGCCTTATatcaaaatatgtataataaaacacttgtttatgattatgtttaaatatagatATTCATATACATGacttttaatgtataattaaatattgaaatgaaatatCAAGTCAATAAAAAGTAGCATACAGTAGGCCTTGATCacatacatattacattttacatcagCCTATTTGCAGAGAAAAAGTagctatataattatttttagcatttttttttttttaagatttcagtGTAGTTCTCAGCATTATCATTCATGTATTATGGGCAATTGTGCAGCTTCTGTTTCTAATCCATTATTCTAAAGACACTTGACATGTGTGTTTGTatggaatgtgtgtgtatgtgtatttgtgaacaagtcaagtcaagtcactgttatttatatagcacttttaacaatacagattgtgtcaaagtaactgtacagcattaattaggaaaatagtgttccaataatgcaaaaatagggacagaaagaaacaagaaaaatagGGACAGAAAGAGAATAAAGCTAAACTGTCATTGAGACTCTGAGAAACATGTATATTATTTGTCAAAGTaccatattttaaaactgtacaCATTTCTCATATGTATTTTCTCATGAAGCCAAAATCACGTTGCCTCTGAATTAAAAGGGCACtgcacaattaatttaaaaataaataaaaattctgacaaaaatatgagacatttttaaaatgtctaaataataaatcaagaataatgttttattaaaggtgATGAATGAAGGTTCACATGTCGTCATAAATTCAGTCTGTGTATTCTGCAACCACACTGTTCATGAGATAATCCTATTCCTTATCTTATGTAACCCAGTGATGCTGAAAAGATCAGCTGTCACATGTGATACACTCGTGTGTATGTTAATCTgacaaaaatgagaaacaatCCAGAACCAGTGTTAATAGCATtagttagctaaaactaaaaaaacgttatatgaaataaaataaaatatacattataaaaacatatgttttatgtttcatagTTTTAACTTGATGTGCTATCAATAACTATAAAACTATGTAgacttaaaaaacaataaaaatgacaaaacaaactaaactaaaattaattaaaacataatatatatataaaaacaaattaagaatattaataaaaactagagTAATAACTCAGTGATAATATAACACTGTCCACAACACTCCTGGAGCataagtaaattatatatttattttgcttgttttttcccCTACACATCATTGTAAGCAACAACAATTCTGATCTACtaggtttatttttctttcctttttccatttaatttctcttttgagtttttactgtacttccctttttcatttctgcacattttatatgtaagCTGATGAGGAGAGAACTAAACTAGAGtttaataaatgtcaaaaaataaaaaataaaattataataataaataaattgcagtgCTGTGAGTCCGCAAAACTGTATGTAAGATCTTACAAATAAAGGAGGAACTATTTTaggttcccaaaagaaccttccattgaaccattttttttcttactgtgaaaaacattttaatgacattttaaagaaccttttgtgcaatggatcCAAAGGTTCTCTGGAAGGTttaggttcttcatggaaccatcaataaAGAGTGAATACAATTACAATGTTTAGATATAGCTATAAATTAACAGAAAGCATGACTCTATGGTACTTAATGTTTAAGAACGTCATGTTTCATCACTGGATGTAAATAACTGAGGCCTGGAGGACAGCTCCTGATACTGTTTCTAGTGGGCGCTGGAGTGGGCGTGGTCTAACAACTCGCCAAGAAATCTGATTGGGTGACAGTAAGGTGGGAGGCTGCGCAGTATTCGTCGATGCCATCGGAGATTATCTTGTTTTTGTCGCCATATCTGTCAGACTGAAAACGCTTCGGTAGAAGATGAGTTCGTCTGTATAGTTAAATGTGAGACATAATGTAAAAGCTCTTGTCCTGCCCATATTCGAGCGATTATAAGAGTAATGCACGTTGGTGATAGTGTTCTGTCACTCACTGCCACTTAAACTACAAGCGACAACATGGATGAACAGTATTTAAGATTCAACTAATATTTCACTCAAACGACAAATGTGATGGGTACCGATGCTAGCAAAAACAGCAAGGTTAGTTCTTTAAATGATTTTCGTGGTGAGAAAAGTTGTGCTGTGGATGGCTGCTGACTGTGGCATGTGTTACTTTCATGTTTGATCTGTACTTGCTGAGAGATAAgcaatgcatgtttatttataaatctataaatttATAAATCTTAATAGGgcatatttattgaaaaaaacatAAGTATGTTATATAAAACTgtgttatgtattatatttattttctattctacTAGAGGGAAGCTATAGTTAATCAATCCATAGCCATTTTACATTTGTGCGGATTTGGCTGAAAGCAAAAGCCAAGGGAAAAGCGTATCATCTactttaattaatatgaatattatggTGATTCCTTGAAAT comes from the Cyprinus carpio isolate SPL01 chromosome B21, ASM1834038v1, whole genome shotgun sequence genome and includes:
- the mrm3b gene encoding rRNA methyltransferase 3B, mitochondrial, encoding MATRSVSMRFLCTIFQPVLTLRCHGVNIRRYVRKRIYVSGSISVKESIENSKQVVSQNEHLLQDNIFRTPKKYSIHRPDNISDTVLARENVINNHQPTTSSRFGEVDGLLYEKAQPGDKSLTRLVNIARSKKLREQQGRVVLEGKHLIRSALDAGAIVQTVYFSSVDALRELPLDKLGHTSIVKVRMEDPKIWSDLDISKNIIAIFKRPEASHLTFSEEKYGKPVPLTLICDNVRDPGNLAAVLRSAAAAGCHSVLLTKGCVDVWEPKVLRAAMGAQFRLPVIPNLTWSEIPSHLPKTATIHVADNCSTTLTEDNNTVNPQQQKKHSDYGWVRGHQYPRKVKCEDDDDFCGFEDYDSGKSLETQYYYIDWVARHTGLVIGGESQGLSQEALLLAKRTCGRRLLIPMVYGVDSLNSAMAASILLFEGRKQLLSLAEKIRS